A stretch of the uncultured Cohaesibacter sp. genome encodes the following:
- the prfH gene encoding peptide chain release factor H, with product MPKEQTRLLVTSGDGPRECQRAVTLCLRAMAKEAKSRQLSMEIEPAASESEGCVQSALVSLTGQDCADFARHWCGTIQWICNSPFRPHHKRQNWYIAIFPVENDIADSFEIESGDLRYETFRAGGPGGQHQNTTDSAVRLTYGPSGLSVISRDERSQHRNKQVALERLRTKFILMESEVAAATKRNENQLHKQLERGNPTRIFRGDKFSEQRK from the coding sequence ATGCCAAAGGAACAAACTAGGCTATTGGTCACCAGCGGTGACGGACCAAGAGAATGCCAAAGGGCCGTTACTCTGTGTTTGCGCGCAATGGCGAAGGAGGCCAAATCTCGACAGTTGTCGATGGAGATTGAACCGGCGGCAAGCGAAAGCGAGGGTTGCGTCCAGTCGGCGTTGGTTTCGCTTACCGGCCAAGACTGCGCAGACTTTGCTCGCCATTGGTGTGGCACCATCCAATGGATTTGCAACAGTCCATTCAGACCACATCACAAACGGCAAAACTGGTATATCGCCATTTTCCCTGTCGAGAATGACATCGCGGATAGCTTTGAGATTGAATCAGGCGATTTGCGCTATGAAACCTTCCGGGCTGGCGGGCCGGGCGGTCAACATCAAAATACAACAGATAGTGCTGTTCGCCTCACGTATGGTCCCAGCGGCCTATCGGTCATTTCCCGAGATGAGCGATCTCAGCATCGCAACAAACAGGTGGCGCTTGAGCGATTGAGAACGAAGTTCATTTTAATGGAAAGCGAGGTGGCTGCCGCAACGAAACGCAACGAAAACCAGCTGCACAAGCAACTAGAACGCGGCAATCCAACTCGAATTTTCCGTGGAGACAAATTCTCAGAACAGCGGAAATAG
- a CDS encoding sulfotransferase: MLASLEQYGKILVRRPDNQQALEGVDKIRTILRSSPNRPSPALIQQVTSLINAQNYSAAIQQLELLTKQFPQSAQLWRLLAKAAMRVGQLKQAEDAYTKAILIDPDEPDDHFAMSVLYEEEGKLIEAEECLRTAIDLKANFHQAYTNLGTILQKQGGRRTEAIEAYRSAIAIEPRDALAHQYLSQMIKYDEIDTQISQVAAMLKKGDLDATQTCHFHHTMAKMKEDTGQLKEALDHYKAAGHLRQKILGYSFEKDRALFAIIKQAAPAIKSASLKAPKKKAKATPIFILGMPRSGTSLVEQIISSHSDVHGGGELRLLGRHGRKLSLGQQRPDKPALERFRKAYLTDLAKVSASKPFVADKLPQNFLQLGLICSALPEAKIIHTMRDPAATCWSNFKINFQGPFLGYSHDLKSVVDYYKLYRDLMAFWHAQFPGQIYDLDYERLTEEQETETRNLIDYLALGWQDACLSPQHNTRAVKTASVEQVRQQVYRGSSQSWKKFEPYLDGAFDNL, from the coding sequence ATGCTAGCATCGCTTGAGCAGTACGGAAAAATTCTTGTGCGACGCCCCGACAATCAACAAGCCCTGGAAGGCGTTGATAAAATCAGAACCATCTTGCGGTCCAGCCCCAATCGGCCATCCCCGGCGCTTATCCAGCAGGTGACAAGCTTAATCAACGCGCAAAATTACTCAGCGGCCATTCAACAGCTGGAGTTGCTGACAAAGCAATTTCCCCAATCTGCTCAATTATGGCGTCTGTTGGCCAAAGCCGCAATGCGGGTGGGTCAGCTAAAACAGGCTGAAGACGCCTACACCAAAGCCATTCTCATCGACCCCGATGAGCCTGACGACCATTTTGCCATGTCTGTTCTGTATGAAGAAGAGGGCAAACTGATCGAAGCAGAGGAATGCTTGCGGACCGCCATCGACTTGAAGGCAAATTTCCATCAAGCCTATACCAATCTGGGCACCATATTGCAGAAACAGGGCGGGCGGCGCACCGAAGCGATTGAGGCCTATCGCTCGGCCATCGCCATTGAGCCGCGCGACGCTTTGGCTCATCAATATTTGAGTCAGATGATCAAGTATGACGAAATTGACACCCAAATCTCTCAGGTTGCAGCCATGCTGAAAAAGGGTGATTTGGACGCCACACAAACCTGCCATTTTCATCACACCATGGCTAAGATGAAAGAAGATACCGGGCAGTTGAAAGAGGCGCTCGATCATTACAAGGCTGCTGGGCATTTGCGCCAAAAAATCCTTGGTTACAGCTTTGAAAAGGATCGGGCGCTTTTTGCTATCATCAAGCAGGCAGCACCTGCCATCAAGAGTGCCTCCCTCAAAGCGCCGAAAAAGAAGGCCAAGGCGACGCCGATTTTCATTCTTGGCATGCCACGCTCTGGCACCTCACTGGTCGAGCAGATCATTTCGAGCCATTCCGATGTCCATGGAGGTGGCGAATTGCGCCTACTGGGACGCCATGGCCGCAAACTCAGCCTTGGTCAGCAGCGTCCCGACAAGCCTGCGCTGGAACGCTTCCGCAAGGCGTATTTGACCGATCTTGCCAAGGTTTCCGCCAGCAAACCGTTCGTGGCTGACAAACTGCCACAGAATTTCCTCCAGCTGGGCTTGATATGCAGTGCCTTGCCTGAGGCAAAGATTATTCACACCATGCGCGACCCGGCCGCCACCTGCTGGTCGAACTTCAAGATCAATTTTCAGGGTCCATTTTTGGGCTATAGCCACGACCTGAAATCAGTTGTCGACTATTACAAGCTCTATCGCGATTTGATGGCCTTTTGGCACGCGCAGTTTCCCGGCCAGATTTACGATCTCGATTACGAGCGTCTGACCGAAGAGCAGGAAACAGAGACCCGCAATCTCATCGACTATCTCGCGCTTGGCTGGCAGGATGCCTGCTTGTCGCCGCAGCACAACACCCGCGCGGTAAAAACCGCGTCTGTTGAACAAGTGCGCCAACAAGTCTATCGCGGCAGCTCGCAGAGCTGGAAAAAGTTCGAGCCTTATCTTGACGGAGCCTTTGACAACCTATGA
- a CDS encoding LysR family transcriptional regulator, producing the protein MDNWVEIQTAYQVAKLGTVSAAAKALGVHRVTVNRHVETLEAKLGTKLFLRHGRGYVLTEQGQDFLSVVTRADTLLNDFAGRARMQNAELSGELILTTTPALSHMMMSPIVSYRKHHPGVRVTVLNQYDLLKLEYGEAHIALHVDMVKPDNPDYVVSLFKNAKLGLYAHQSYIQRMGMPEKVEDFKNHDFIRNLERFADNDFHRWLDDNVPADRFVVQCEHPRIALEAVTAGVGIGFLPNYQAKHNSQMLRIKAVQRSWDLPVWLVTHVDLHRSEKVQSMLRFMREEYDSFLGIELPDLSPDPSLSMDNR; encoded by the coding sequence ATGGACAATTGGGTTGAAATCCAAACCGCCTATCAAGTGGCTAAGTTGGGGACTGTCAGTGCCGCCGCCAAAGCGTTGGGCGTGCATAGGGTCACCGTCAATCGTCATGTCGAGACGCTTGAGGCAAAGCTTGGCACCAAACTTTTCCTGCGTCATGGTCGCGGATATGTTCTAACGGAACAGGGGCAGGACTTTCTCTCTGTCGTCACCCGCGCCGATACCCTGCTAAACGATTTTGCCGGGCGCGCGCGCATGCAGAATGCCGAATTGTCTGGAGAATTGATCCTGACGACGACGCCAGCCCTGTCTCACATGATGATGAGCCCCATTGTATCCTATCGCAAGCATCACCCCGGAGTAAGGGTCACAGTTCTCAACCAGTATGATTTGCTCAAGCTGGAATATGGCGAGGCGCATATTGCCTTGCATGTGGATATGGTCAAGCCAGACAATCCAGACTATGTCGTCAGTTTGTTCAAGAATGCCAAGCTTGGTCTGTATGCTCATCAAAGCTATATCCAGCGCATGGGCATGCCCGAGAAAGTCGAGGACTTCAAAAACCACGATTTCATCCGCAATCTTGAACGCTTTGCAGATAATGACTTTCATCGTTGGCTAGATGACAATGTGCCTGCAGACCGCTTTGTGGTGCAGTGCGAGCATCCACGCATTGCACTTGAAGCCGTAACGGCAGGCGTCGGGATCGGCTTTTTGCCCAACTATCAAGCCAAGCATAACAGCCAAATGCTGCGTATCAAAGCGGTTCAGCGCAGCTGGGATCTGCCGGTCTGGCTGGTCACTCATGTGGATTTGCATCGCTCCGAAAAAGTGCAGTCCATGCTCCGCTTCATGCGCGAGGAATATGACAGCTTTCTGGGCATTGAGCTTCCAGATCTTTCCCCAGATCCTTCCTTGTCGATGGATAATCGTTAG